From the genome of Strix aluco isolate bStrAlu1 chromosome 13, bStrAlu1.hap1, whole genome shotgun sequence:
TTACAGAAATTCACCACATTGTTAAGAAAACAAGAGTATGTGAAGAATAGAGCTCTACAGTGCAGGCATTATCAAGACATTGATACAATGTCTACTGAGGTTTCAAGGAGACTATTCATCTTTCCAATCAAATACTTACATTTTTAGTGCATAAATCTGCATACATACATTTGCACTGTCTGTGCCGCTCAGAAATTATGATTCTTGTATGCAAGAAATGAATTTATAGGAATGTGATCTTATAAATCATTGTATTAGAAAGATCCTGGTATTAGCAAAGCTAGCAGCCTTCAGAAGTCCATTAATGTGTGAACTCAGAACAGTCTTTTATGGTGCAAGAACACTCCTCTTCCTCAGAGGCCTCACAGAACTGTCTAATTTCAGAGACCAAGGCCTAAGCAAAGTTAATCTTTAGCAATTTTGGGAATATGTGTTGTGTGTTTCTTTAAAGAATCTCAAAAATAGAAATATCTTGCATTGCACTTATCAGCTTATACAGCTCTTTGGAGTTTCATGGGTCATGATCAGCCCTAATTTATGACCAGGTTGTCTTATTGCCATAGGAACAGATGGGTTGTTGCTATTAGTAGGAATGAGCAGTGTATAAACAGGCAGAATTTAAGGCTAATAGTCATAATAATTTGTTATGGTTGATACTGCACagtcatgaaagaaaaatgatgcttTACAAAGAATAATCATCAGTAGGCCATCAGACCTCCTGAGGCTGAGCAGCACacctgctgctgggagggcaCTGGTGCTCTCTGTGCGTGCTTAGCTTAGGAAATACCCACGGGATATTACATGTGTTAGCTTGTAAATTCTTTGATTAGGTGATCTCTGATTGACTGCCCAGAGACTGCAAGTTAAAACTAGGAATTACTACTTACATAAGAATTCTGAAGACATTTCCCACCAGGCTGGATTTCAGAAATATCGGTAGTTACGACAGCTGCAATTGTAATACCCAGAAGACCTCTCACAGACCTACTTTAATTCTATCTgatcattttcaaaatatatttacactACCTCCACCTAATGTTTTTTCTGTAGAAATCAATAGCACTTAGACGCATAAAGTGGAGAGAGAATATTCTTCTATTTACTGTGGATTTGGGAGTGCCAATTGCTGCAACAGTATGGACTCAATAACTGGGCATATATTATGAGCAGCCTCAGGCCAGCAGGTCCCACCACAAAGGAGCTATAGGAAGGTAAGAGCACCTTTCCTTTTGAATGCTCCACTTGCTTTCTGTAAATCAAAAGACTCTCTGCCTTTTAGCATTTGTTCTTAGTGGTACCAAAATGAAGGGTTTCATTACCTTGAGGGGATATAGTGAGGTCCAGGTACAAAGTAAGGGTGGTAGAATGAAAATCGAGGAGGTAATCCAAACAGACTGGCTGGCTGACCAATGGGAGGAGGCTCGTAGACATGTGAGTGAAGAAAAGGGGTAGCCTGGGGAAGAAGTACACCTCTAGGAAAAGCAGAAACCCCTGGGTACTCCTTTGGGGGCTCGCTATTAGGGACAGAAAATCTGCCATTAGCAGTGCTTATGTTACTTGGGTTTCTGCTGAAGCTCTCAATGAAAACTGGTGCAGGTCTCGTCAGAGAGCAATGGAGCTTAGATACATCAAGAGCTTCTGTCTGAGCAGGTTTGACAAAGTGCTGTGATGAAATTACAGGGTGCAGGGGCAGGGTTGGAGCTGGGACAGCCACTGATGTGGTGCTTGCACTAGGTGTCTGGAAAAGAGTAATTGGACCAGCATGTTGAATGGAAGAAGCCGGCAGACGGATAGCAGGAGATTCACCTTTAGGAAACAGAACAGTTATTTATCAGACATGAATAGAGGAAGAGGTTTCATAAACAGCAGCATAGCAAACCACAGCCAGAGCTGGAACCATTTCCCCCAAAGTTTCTAGCATTACTTCCCTGCAATTCACAGTCATGCACCACTTGGCCTACATGGATTCTGACAGATGGGTTTGGAGCCCACACATTCAAGTTTCCTTCTACAGAATCCCAAGAATGAAAGAAGAAGGAACTGGCTAGCGAGCATTGAGGCTGTGGGGCTGGTGAGGGCTCTGTCTTGTCCTAATATGGACACAGAATGGTGTTGGAGTGTGCATTTAGCACCTGAATCTCAGAAGACTTCCCAAGTCTACTAGCTGAGTTGGAGTGAGCCAAATTCTTAACAAATCTGTGTGGTGCCAAAGCAGCAGCGAGGAGCAGAAGCAACGGTTAAAACAACCTACTCTCTGATACATTTTCTTAATTGTTTCACCAATGAAGGCACCCGCTAGCCAATTTCACCttgaaatgttttgcaaaacatATACTTGAATGTGCACTTTCAAATCACACAGCATGTCAACAGGGCTGCCTTTATacagaaagttttcaaaacaCATTGCATAAGTATTTTCAAACCCCACTACCTACTCTAAGAGTCTAAATTCCAAGTCAACAGGACTTAAATGCATCTAGATTTTTACAGTGTGTATTTAAGGATAATTTCAGCCATAGTAGGATAGTAAATTCTAGAATGAAACTTAGTAGCATCTGAGGACAACATGACATTATAAAATATACTAGGGTAAGAAAGCAAAGAATACTTTATTCAGTCAAATTTACAGAAGCATTTGAGAAAGGATCACATCACTAACTCAAATCCTCACCAGAACAAAGCTGAGTGTTCTCTTTTACATCTCCGAATATTACCCCACAGCATAAACAGgcatttaattttcttgtctCATTATAAGGAGAGCAGCCTTTGTCAGTATGCTTAAAGAGAAAAGTGCTATTGCCTGGATCTAAGCTATTTGTTGTTGAAATCAACTATCCATGCACTAACAGAGCCAGAGCTCTTTCACTACAGACTATGCAGGTCAGCTATTATACTTGACTGTGGGCTCTCATACTACACTGACTCTATTTCACTGCCCACATTGACTTCTTACAAAAAGGAGGATCCTTCCAGGTTAGGTGCAACTTTTTAATACATTCCTTCTGTAACTATTATTTTTGTTCGTATAAAAGCAGAGCTATGTATGCTCAAACTGTGGGCATGTGCAAGTTCCTAACAGCTACATATAGAACTATTCCAGGTGTGCACAGATACCTAAGTAACCATTCATGGAAAATGTGTCaatgaaaaatttctttttcagttttagtgactgctttaatattACAGCACACACCTTACTAACACCCTACTAACTTCCTTTTTGATGCCCTTGCTGACAGTTCTGTCTGCTGTCTCTTGTAAGCAGTCTAAGTTGCTGAGCATTTGCTCTAGAGCAATGGTGCCCTCACTACCAAGGAACACTAACATCAGGACTAAGCTAACCAGCTTAGTAGCATGGGGTTGAGCGCTAGTGCAGTTAGAGCTGGTGAGGTAAGATACATGTGGGTTGGACAcaacatgaaaaagaagatgTAACTTAACAGGAAGCAAGTGTTGAGTAATAGAGATCCAAAAAGACCAAGAAGTAGCAGAAGGTAACCAGGAGCTACAAAGACAATAGCAGGAATCTGTGGGCAATGAAGAAGCCAGAAGAATTTAAGAGGCTGAGGAAACAGTAGGTAGAGACTAGGAGTCAGAGGTGCAGTGCAGAGGAGGACTGATAGAAATAGTGGTGTcaagaaagactgagaaattgTTTTAACTATATCTATATTACCATCTGTATAACTTTTACATATAGTAAATTCATAGGTAAATTCTGACTCTCTAAAATCATTCACTACTGAAAACTCACAGACTGGGTGTCCAATAGTGTTCTTAACATTGGGGATGACAACAGAGTAAGCAGGTGATGGGAAGGGACAAACACCAGCTGGATTTGTAGCGATGATACTCTGAGAAGTGCTGGAAAATACAGCAGAGACAGGCAGTGGAAAATGCTTCCTTTTGCTTGGCCGCGGTTGATAAACCCAACCTGTCAGAGATGAAAAAAGATGCAGACATCCAGTTTTTGGGATGGTCTCATTCTTTATGTAAAGCTATGATATCTGTAATTCTGAAGTATCTAAAAAACATTACTCCAAAACCTGCTCCCATAGTCAATAGCAATACTCCATTTGTTTCAGTGAGCTAGCAAATCGGGCATTTTAACAGAAGTGGTAATAAAATGGACATATTTGGGCATTGTTTTTACGTAACTGAATAGTAACTGTGagacaaagaaatacagaacagtgGGGAGTGATGTGGCACAGCTGAGGAAAGCATATTAAGCAGAACATGACACTGTACCATGGGCTTTCAGTGCAGAGGAAAACCATGACTGTATTCAAAATGCGGATCTTTCCTGACTGACTCCTTAACCCCTTAAGTCTCACATATACCTGCAGGTTATAAGAGACAATGGAAAATATGACCCACTAGGAATCCTGTCTAGATTTTGGAGGAGTATGTTTGCTTTTAACTTTCAACATTAACCAAACTCTAACAGATGTATAAATATATTATGAATTTACACTGAGCAGCTAGGTTTCTTACACAGGCTAACTCTTAATGCAACTTTcaagaagctctttttttttttttttttaattgaaaagtgcaaagagagagggagagataaGAGCTGCTCTTATCTTTTGCTTGTTTATGACACATTAGTCAGATCTTGTCTACCAGGATTAGCCATAATCATGAACTAGCGGGATTATGACAACAGAGAGAGGAAGGCTctcaacagcttttaaaaaagaatgttcaAAGTACTTACGCTCCATTTTATTGAACTACAGCGTTATGGAGAAATCAATTTGTTAAAGGTACAAACTTTTAAGCCTTTTGACAAAAGGCTGAGAAACAACATCTTCCACACCATTATTTGGGAATCCCAAGTCTACATGTTGAAGATTCCCACAGAATACAATGCCATTTGTGCTTCCTGTGGCATTTCCCTTTCCTGCTTTTAAGGAATGGATGCATGTGTCACCATAGGCCACCTGTGCACAGCTCTTTGTGGAGCATGTAAAATGATGCAGCAGGCCATGTTCACAATAAACTCACTATCTGGCCATTAGACTACTAAAGCATTCAGAAGAGCTGCTGTAGCTGTGGTAGTCTAAGACTGTAAGAAACGTTAGAGGCTATGAAGGATGAAGCATCATTTtggatgttttaaaaaattaatatgtttTCAGGTACTAGAAAGCTGACAGGAGGAGTGTGTGCTttaaatttttgtaatttttttctaactctATTACTTGCACTAAAGAAAGAGATCAATTTTTCCAAAAATCTTGCACTTCTTTACCAGGAAATTCCTCTCTGTGCTTTTGTTTTAGTTTCTGTGCTTCATCATAATAGGGCTGCTTCTGCTCTTCAGTCAGTTTGCTCCACTCCAGTCCAAGCTGAACACTGATTGCTGTATTACTAGCAGCTGGGTTAGCTTTTGCTAGAGCAGGCCGATGAATCCTAGCCCACACCATAAATGCGTTCATTGGACGCTTTACATGGCCACTTTTGTCCTTGCTAAATGGAGTATCTGCCATACCTATGCAACAAAATGAGGAAAGATGATCATCTTCCAAGCAATATGTGCAATACAGGCTACATTCAATAGTACATCAAGAGGGTATTTGGCAACAGTCAAAAAAATCACTAGGGCTTTGGAACACATGAAACTCAATGCACATTTGGAGAGCAGTTCCTAGAAAAATAACTAAGGCTAAGGGAGTATCCTCCACTAACCTTCACTGAACCACTGCATAAGGAATCATTTACCTAGCTTTTGttgcatattattttaaaaaaaccaaacaacaaaaccaaacatatgAGACTGCTAACACACTGGTTTGGATTTCATTTGGCTAGATTGTTTTCTTATGAATTTAGAAACTAAACATTGTATAGCATAGACTATATCACTGCAAATTTTTTATCACCACCAGAACTATGTATCTGAAGCCCTAACGATGCAGGGACCAGATCTAATGATGGCAGTTTAGTCCCACACCTGCAGTCCCTGGCTTCTCAGCTGAGGCTGTTGCTGTTTAGGGTttctggttggggtttttttttttccctttctcacttttttctcaGATTTGGACACTAATTTTGCTGGAGGAACCCATGTTACCATACAACTGTTACGTGACTGTTATATGACACGAAGCTTTGCCTCTTTGTAAATTCAGACTGCATTTAAATTGAGCTGGTGACAGGATGAATCCTCAGAGCTCTCACAACTGATTCTTGAGCAAGCAACTTCTTCTCTGAAAAAGGTTTATAAATTAACTCTTTCACCTTATCATTAAAGGGCAACAGGCTTCTAGCCTTTAAGATCTCCCTTTTAAGTCATTAATTTTGAATGCCTAGATCTATTTCAAAAAAAGTAAGCTTCTAATCCAGATGTTTCAAAATGTTCCTCATTTAACATGTCCACATTTTCTGAGAAGTGTATGAATGCTTCATAGCTTTAAAAATCAAGCAGATTCCTGACTTTAAACTTGCAATCACAACTCAGTGTAATTCTGAACAATTATAAGGGGTTTAACGTAGTCAGGGAGCAAACTGCATTGATTTTTAACAAACCACGAAGAACTCTGTGCTCCTGTATGTTTATTTCTTACGCTGAAGGAGGGAGTGGTACAAACTCCAGTCTATCCAACGGGACAGTTCTCTAATGTGACCTTTCGGCTTGTGTTCTCCTATCTGATAACCTGCCAACTGTGCGTCACTGAACCCCTGCAAGGTCTCGTAACGTTATACCTGAATCGGAGGGCTGTACTGTGAAGGGAACATTTTTAGTTTCAATCTTTACTGGAGGCTCCAGTAGAGACTTAAGCGGCACTTGTTTCACCGGCACTTCAGCCACGTGGATCAGCTGCGGCGGCAGAGGGCCTTGGATCTGCAGGCAGGTCCCAGGAACTAAGGGGTGCAACACAACTGGGTTCTTCAGCTCTCCGGGGGGGATCCCGAACCCCTCCCGCTGCTGCACCGTGCGGCCAGCAGTGCTGGTCTGAGCAGGCCCACACAGGGATCCAGCCGGGCCAGCGTCCTCTTCCATCTTCGCCCCGCAAGCCTCGAGGGCCGCGTCAGGCGGCTGCCCTTTGACAGCACCGCCTCTCCAGGGCTCCTGCCCGCTCCGCCTCTTCTCCggcaccttcccctcctcctggcTTGCTCCGCTGACCCTTTCATCGTCCCTTTCCCTCTTGATGGCGCCGCGGGCCTCCCCTTTACCCCCCCGCGGAGATGGCGAGCTCCTGGTCTTGCCCCAAGACCCTCCGCCGTCCGTGTGGCTGCCCAGGGCATTTCCCCCCTCCGGCTCGGGCTCCTCGACTTTGACTTGCAGCACGCTGAAGGGGCCCAAGACCTCCCACTGCGGGGGGGacggcggaggcggcggggggcggctggggcGCGGGGGCCGCTCCGGGGGGGGCCTGGAGCGGAGCGGCCGCTCCCTCGCCTTCCGCTGCATCCTGCCGCGGCCGTTTGCCGCCCGCGGTCGTTGCGCCAACGCCCAACGGCCGCGCACCCATCCCCGCTCCCTCCCGCGCGCCGCGCTCCGGCCgctcgccccccgccgccggctggCGGCTGAAACCATAGAGAGGTCCGCCGAGACGCCCAGAGGGGCTCGCCGCCGTGCTCTCGGAGGGCGCCCGCCGCTTCCGCTTCCGCTGTGGCCATGCTGGGGTGCTGGCGGGCAGCCTCAGCTGTCTCTGCGGGGAGCGGGCGGTGGGTGGGCTGTGCGTGCGGCCGGCGCCGCCTCTCCATGGCGAAAAGCAAGTTCGAGTATGTGCGGGACTTCGAGACGGACGATAGTTGTCTGCCCAACTGCTGGATAGTGGTCCGGCTGGACGGCCGCAACTTCCACAGGTGAAGGCCGGGCGGGCAGCCAATGGCCGGGGCGCTTATAGCGGTGTGGTCGCTATGGCGACGCCTCAGCGAGCGGGAGGACGGGGGCTGGGGgacggcggggcgcgggcgggagTTTCCTCGGCTTAAAGGCGCTGGGAGTGCGGGCTTTGAGTGTTGTGCCGAGAAGAGGGGTCCTGACTGGTGCCGtgcagttggccttggcccaccCGGGTGAATTCTGCAGGTGCAGGGGTTACAGATCCTCCTTTCCGCCGAATCACTGTGAACCCTTCACTCGGCCTCTCCAGGGCGCGGAGTTGTTACAGGTGTTTTGTCTAAAAGGGCCGTGGGCACTTTCAGAACCGTGCCTTTGGCAGGGCGGTAGGGAATGGTACACCAGTGCCTTGGGTGTGCTGGGGGAGGGACAGCAAGTGGTGTACAGGGATATTTAGTTGTGTTTGGAGTCAGTGTCTGTGTGGCATTTGGCTTTCTTTGGGATAAATACAACACAGTTCTCTTGAGTGGTAGGTGACGTGTTCTTGCTGAGGATTTGATCTCTGGTTTGGCCATGGGGGGTTCTGGTAAATCTCTCAAGTTTTGACAAGTTTATTGATAATGTTGTTCTTGTGACTATAAAAGGCACCCTAGGATAAAATGAGTTTACAGAAAGTAGTATTTGACATCCTTTTCCAGGTAAAATGCAGAAACCAGTAATTTTGAAGGACTGGTTAAGGTGAAAGAGAATGGGTTATCCAGAGTATATAAAAGGAGGTTTTTTGTTATTGCTTCTCATACCTGGAGGGAATTCTCTGTCAGTATTGACAGGACACTGGAAATCAATATTTGTGGAAAGCAAATATGAGGAAAATGAATGGGTTAGTATTTTCAGTAGCTTGTTAAAGAGTTCTTATTCAACCTTTTTTGCTTTGAAGGTTTTCTGAGCAGCATGAGTTCAAAAAGCCAAAT
Proteins encoded in this window:
- the SOX30 gene encoding transcription factor SOX-30 → MEEDAGPAGSLCGPAQTSTAGRTVQQREGFGIPPGELKNPVVLHPLVPGTCLQIQGPLPPQLIHVAEVPVKQVPLKSLLEPPVKIETKNVPFTVQPSDSGMADTPFSKDKSGHVKRPMNAFMVWARIHRPALAKANPAASNTAISVQLGLEWSKLTEEQKQPYYDEAQKLKQKHREEFPGWVYQPRPSKRKHFPLPVSAVFSSTSQSIIATNPAGVCPFPSPAYSVVIPNVKNTIGHPVCESPAIRLPASSIQHAGPITLFQTPSASTTSVAVPAPTLPLHPVISSQHFVKPAQTEALDVSKLHCSLTRPAPVFIESFSRNPSNISTANGRFSVPNSEPPKEYPGVSAFPRGVLLPQATPFLHSHVYEPPPIGQPASLFGLPPRFSFYHPYFVPGPHYIPSSTCPFSRPPFGCGNFSSSVPGFYEDRYQRQEAMFSAQNKDYPFKEYPTESIRENDRSFECLEVVSCPDKCKEEQYLSPLPQLDAGALEEVFSAASSTPSSIHLINVTDSDEEEIKLQDL